One region of Labrus mixtus chromosome 1, fLabMix1.1, whole genome shotgun sequence genomic DNA includes:
- the kcnk2a gene encoding potassium channel subfamily K member 2 — protein MAAPDLLDPKSATHNTKPRLSFSTKPITMTPREESEVVTTVMKWKTVTAIFFLVVLYLVMGAAVFRSLEQPHESAQRLAILTQKLEFLSNHPCVNHSQLEELVKQVVSAIRSGVNPAGTLTNHSSLWDLGSAFFFAGTVITTIGFGNISPHTEGGRIFCIIYALLGIPLFGFLLAGVGDQLGTIFGKGITRVEKMFVHWDISQTKIRVISTLLFVLFGCLLFVTLPAAIFKHIEGWSALESLYFVVITLTTIGFGDFVAGGSEIEYLDYYKPVVWFWILVGLAYFAAILSMIGDWFRVISKRTKEEVGEIRAHAAEWTANVSAEFKETRRRVSVEIYDKFQRAASIKRKLSSELGFSPTPEFTLPKRTASVNFNDERDKNEKEAGQQGFTTPLARNGGAFMNGLDPERGEFIEHVK, from the exons A TGGCAGCTCCAGACTTATTGGACCCTAAATCCGCCACTCACAACACCAAGCCCCGCCTCTCCTTCTCCACAAAGCCAATCACAATGACTCCCCGTGAGGAGAgcgag GTGGTTACCACGGTGATGAAATGGAAGACAGTTACAGCCATCTTTTTTTTGGTGGTTCTGTACCTGGTGATGGGAGCAGCTGTCTTCAGGTCCCTGGAGCAGCCTCATGAGAG TGCCCAGCGTTTGGCCATCCTGACCCAGAAGTTGGAGTTCCTGTCCAATCATCCCTGTGTCAACCACagtcagctggaggagctggtgaAG CAAGTTGTGTCTGCGATCCGTTCAGGAGTTAATCCTGCAGGAACactaaccaatcacagcagccTGTGGGACCTGGGCTCTGCCTTCTTTTTTGCTGGGACTGTGATCACAACCATTg GTTTTGGAAATATTTCTCCCCACACAGAAGGTGGACGGATCTTTTGCATCATCTATGCGTTGTTAGGGATTCCTCTTTTTGGCTTCCTATTGGCTGGTGTAGGAGACCAGCTTGGCACCATATTCGGCAAAGGCATCACTAGAGTGGAGAAGATGTTTGTG CACTGGGACATCAGTCAGACAAAGATCCGTGTGATCTCCACCctgctgtttgtgctgtttgGCTGCCTGCTGTTCGTAACGCTCCCGGCAGCCATCTTTAAACACATCGAGGGCTGGTCTGCGCTGGAGTCCCTTTACTTTGTGGTCATCACCCTGACAACTATAGGATTTGGTGACTTTGTGGCAG GTGGTTCAGAAATAGAGTACTTGGATTACTACAAACCAGTTGTATGGTTCTGGATTCTGGTGGGACTAGCTTACTTTGCTGCCATCCTCAGCATGATTGGAGACTGGTTCAGAGTCATCTCCAAGAGGACGAAAGAAGAG gtcgGAGAGATCCGAGCACATGCTGCCGAGTGGACGGCTAACGTCTCAGCAGAGTTCAAAGAAACCCGGCGTCGTGTAAGCGTTGAGATTTATGACAAATTCCAGCGTGCTGCTTCAATTAAAcgcaaactgtcctcagagctGGGATTCAGCCCCACTCCTGAGTTCACTCTGCCAAAGAGAACTGCGTCGGTCAATTTCAACGATGAACGGGACAAAAACGAGAAGGAGGCCGGGCAGCAGGGCTTTACAACACCTCTAGCTAGAAATGGAGGTGCTTTCATGAATGGTTTGGACCCAGAGAGGGGAGAATTCATTGAACATGTCAAGTAG